The nucleotide window GACGTTGCCGCGGATGCCATTAACCGACACGCCCGGGTACAATTTTTCGAGCTGAAGCTTCCGGCGGGCGCTTGAGCAGCCGAAGGGCTTTGATAAATCAACGACGCTTGCCCCTTTTGGCAAAACAAGGGCGTCAAACGGATTTTCACGTTTTGTATAACTGATGATCGGCAAATCGTCCGGTGTTTGCATGGGCATGTCTTTCAGGCTGTGAACGGCAAAATCAATTTGGCCGCCGCGCAGGCCGATATCGAGCTCCTTGACGAAAAGACCCTTTCCGCCGACCTCGTCAAGATTTCTGTCTAAAATGACGTCACCGCTTGTTTTCATGGTGATCAGCTTAAAATCAAGTTCCGGGTGATGATGCTTGATCTGTTCGATAACGAGCTTTGCCTGAATAACGGCAAGCGCGCTTTCCCGGCTGCCGACTTTAATCAATCGTTTCATAGCTGTTCCCTTGTTTTAATAAATTCGCGGATATCGTCTGTGATGTTTTTCGTCCGGGTGTGATTGTCGCCGGTGCCGCAAATGCCGATAACCCCGCCGTTATAATGAACCGTTGCCGGGAAGAAGAAGCTGCACTCTTCTTTGCAGTCGGCGATACTGCAATGTTGGCCGGCCTTTTCGGCATCGAGCGCAATCTGATGATTGAGCGATCTGCTGTCGGTCGCCGCAATAACTAAAAAGGCGTTTTCAAGATCACGGGGCTCATACGCTTTTTGGTACAGCGTAATTTCTTTTCGCTGATGAAAACCGTTGATTTCCTCATGGACGTCAGGGGCGATGACGGTGATCCGGCATGGATAGGACAAAAGTGTTTTAATGCGGCGGCAGGCTACCGGGCCAGCCCCGACAACGACGACTTCTTTACCGGAGAGATCCAGAAAGAGTGGAAAGCGCGGCGGCAAATTGGGCGAGTCGTTGTCCATCGGTTTGAGAGCCGCTTCATCCTGCATATCGGATATAAAGCTGGCGAACAGCTCATCGTCGGCGTTTTTCTCAAGACTCAGCAGAATATTCTCAACGACCTTTGAAACAGCCTGGCCAGCCGCATTGTGAACAAGCCGGCGGGCGCTGTCGTCAAGTGACACATGCCGCAGATTGTGGCGTATCCGTTCTGATACCTCTGTCGACGCGGCGACGCCGAGTTCTGTGATTTTCGGCATGAGAGAGCGCACGCGGCGCCAGCGGTCAAATTCCGCGATTTCCGCATCAAGAATCGACAAAACCTGTCCAACAGCCGCATTTTCGGCGTCAAGCGCCATGCTCCCGCCGAGATGGTCTATATCGTAAAGCGTTATGTGCGGCAGCACGCCGATTTGTGGGTTAATATCACGCGGTACGGCCAGATCAAACAGCATTTTTTCCGAACCGGTGAAATGCGTTTTGGCATCGTCGTACAAGAGCGTATAGTGCGGGCTTCTCGTCGCGCTGATGATGACCGCACTCGCGCCAAGCAGGCTATAACGCGCCTCATAATCAATCGCGCGGCAGCCCGGGGGAGCCGTTGTCGCGCCATTGCTGTATTGGCGCAGCGTGACGGTGACATCGGCACCCTCGCCAACAAGACTTTCTGCCGCCAGACGGCCCATCTCACCGCTGCCGATGACGAGGCAGGGCAGGCCGTTCAGGTCGCTGAATTTTTCTTTCAGGATTTCGACGGCCGTCATCGCGGCGGAGCAGTCAACCGGCGTCAAACGCACGGCTGTTTTCGCTTTCTTCGCGGCGGTGACGGCGCGGCGGAAGAGAGAATCGAGCACCGAGTCTGACGACCGGCTTGCCCGGGCAAAATCGATGGCTTCCTTGACCTGCGATAAAATCTGTTCCTCACCGAAAATCAGGGATTTTAAACCCGCAGCAAGCTCAAACAGATGACGGACAGCCTCCTTGCCCACCCGGCAGGTAAAGAATTTTTTGTAGTTGGCAGCGTCGATGTGAAAGAGTTCACAAAGGATATCAAACGGGTTGTGCTTGGGTGCCCCCGTATGATGCGTCCAAAGCTCCATTCTGTTGCACGTGCTGATGATGACGCAGCCGGAAACGCCGGTGTATGAACCGACGCGGCCCAGCATCGCCGCCTGCGCCGTTTTCGTCAGCGCAAAGCGCTCTCTGTATTCAATTGAGGCTTTATTGAAATCAATGCCCGCCATGCAGATGTTCATAGTTCACTTTCCGCCCATTGATTCGTTTTCTTTGACAACGATTATTGTGAAATAACCAGGCACTTCCGAAACGTTCTCCAACGTGCCATAGACCTTCTCGTCAGGCATCCCGCAGCTGACAACCATATTGGCGTTTGCGGTGAGACCCAAATCTGACAGCGCCGCCTTTACGTCGGGAAAGGCTTTGCCGCTCTTCATTAAAACTTTTGTGCCGGGCATGGCAAGATTTTCGCGGAGGCTGCCGTAAGATCCCGGGATGATATGCAGCGGCTGAGCCGTCTCGACAAGCGCGTCACCAAGCTTTGCCGAGACGGCACAGAATGACGGTACACCGGAAATAATTTCCGCCGTATGGCCCATTCGCCGGATGAGGCGGTCTACGTAGATATACGTTGAATAAATACACGGGTCGCCAAGCGTGAGAAACGCCACATCCGCCCCGCCGTCAAGATACGTGGCGATCGTTTCAGCCGCTTTTTCATGACAGGCGCGCAGGAGCGCCTGATCCCGCGTCATGGGCATGTCCAGCTCAACAAGCTGCTTGTCGACAAGCTCGGGCACGGCCTGCCGCGCGATGCTGAGGGCAACGCGCTCACCGTCTCCCGATTTCGGCACGACGATAATAGGGCATTTTCTGATAATGCGGGCGGCTTTGAGGGTGATGAGCTCCGGGTCACCCGGCCCGACGCCCACGCCATATAAAACTCCTGGCATAACTGCTCCTTACTGATGGTTATGAGGCTCCGTGCCGAGAAGCTCTTTGATGCTCCGGCGTGCCTGCGAGATGGTGGAGGCCGTCGTGTCGACGTCGAGGTTATCCTTATTGTGCAGGATGTTCATCAAATGATTGATACGCGGCAGGCGCAGATTGTGCGCCCGGAGAAAATCCGGCTCTGTGAACAGCCGTTCCGGCGTGCCGCTGAAGATCACCTTCCCCCGGTCGAGAACGATCGCCTCGTCGCAATAGAGCGGGACGAGGTCAATGTCATGTGTGGAGATGATGATGGTGATGCCGCAAGCTGCCCTGATTTCCCGGAGCAGGTTTAATATTTCGCTCACGCCTTGCGGGTCAAGCCCGGCCGTCGGTTCATCAAGGATGATAACAGATGGCTCCATGACGAGAACGCCGGCGATAGCCACGCGCTTTTTCTGCCCGAAGCTCAAGGCATGCGTAGGCTTTGAAATGATGTGCCCAATGCCTGTTTGGCGGACGACACGATCAATCCGCGCCTCTATCTCCGCACGCGTGAGACCAAGCTTCATAAGGCCGAAAGAGATATCTTTTGTGACGCTGGCGGAAAAGAGCTGGTCGTCCGGGTCTTGAAAGACAATACCGATCTTTCGCCTGATGTCCAGGAGATTCTTTTTACCATAATCAATCGCATGGCCCTCGAAGAAGACACGCCCGCTTTTCGGCGTCAGAACGCCGTTTAGATTGAGAAACAGCGTTGACTTACCGGCACCGTTGCCGCCGAGAACGGCTGTTGTTATCCCCGCTTTGATGTCGAGGCTGACGTGGTCAAGCGCCGCTTCATCGTCCTCATAGCTGTAGCAAAGGTCTCTGACTTCAATGATGTTCATAGATAAAGCCTTTCAAGGATAGCGGCTGCCGTCAGGACGGTGACGGTGGCAAGGGTGAGCGCTGTTAATATCCGGCTGGGCGCCTCTCGTTCGGTCAGAAGCTCAAAATTGCCGTCAAAGCCGCGTGACGCCAGCGCCACATTCACACGGTCAACACGCCGGAAGGCACGGAGGAAAACGCTCGTCACAAGCTCTGCCAAAGACGCCATGCTCCGTTTGAAACCGTCATACCCGAGCCTGGACGCCTGCGCCGTATGAATCTTCCCCGCTTCCTCCCAAATGACAAAAATAAAGCGGTAAATGAGCTCCATCAGTTCGACGAAAAGGCCGGGGGCTTTTCGCCGCAGCAGCGATAAAAAAGCGTTCATCGGTGTATTCAGCGAAAAGAAATAAAGGCAGGTGACAGCGCCAAGCGCTCGTAAAAAAATCATAATCCCGGTATCGAGCGACGCGGCGCTGATGCCGTATATTCCGCCGAATAGAGAGATGGAGACAATGGAGACGTCCGTCGGACGAAGGCGGGTGATGAGAACGGTTATTGTCCCTGTTACGAGAAAAGTCAGGGGGATCGCTAAAAGGCGCAGGTAGCGCTGCCATCGACAGCCGCCCAAGAGGAGCGTAACTGCCGACATGATGATAATCGTTAACACGCTGACGAGCTCTGAGCCGGAAAAGAGACAGATAGCCATGACGGTCAGCGCATACAGGAGTTTCGTGCCGGCTTTGACCGGCGCCAGCTTTGACTGATAGGCGTATTGATCAATATGGCTCAATTCTTGTCGCCCGCTTTGTATTTGGCTGACAGTCTGCCGAAGCCGAAACCAATAATCCCTGCGCCGATAGATGCCTGCAGCGCAAAGAGAAGAGACGCGATTTCGCCACTCGGCGGTTCAAAAAGTGCGTGCGCCCATGGTTTATAGTCCTTGTCAATTTCGGCGATAACAGATTGGGCCTGATCGTCTGATCCGCCGTATTCACCGCGTATAAACACCAATGGGATAGCGGCAATTATTACGACAAGAATGATAAGAAAAATATTTTTCTGCCAGAGTTTCATCGCTGTCTTATCCCCCTCAAATGGCCTGAAGTTCTTCAAGCTCCGGACGGCTGTATTTTTTGATGCCCTGATAGACGACCACGGTAAGGATGCCTTCTGAAATCGCCAGCGGTATTTGTGTTACGGCAAAAACGCCCAGGAACTTGACAGCCGAAACAATAACGCCGCCAGACGGGTCCGGGAAGGCAAAGGCAAGCTGAAAGGATGTAACGACATATGTAAACAGATCGCCGAGGAAAGCGGCAAGAAAAATGGCAACGCCGACCGGCGTTTTAAGCTTTTTAAAAAGCCAGTAGACACCGAAAGCCGCGAAAGGCCCGGCAATGCCCATGGAAAACGTGTTTGCACCCAAGGTGGTCAGACCGCCGTGGGCCAGCAGAATCGCCTGAAATAATAAAACAATGATGCCGATCACTGACATGGATGTCGGCCCGAATAATACAGCACCAAGACCGACGCCCGTTGGATGTGAGCAACTGCCCGTAACAGACGGCAGCTTCAGCGCCGACAGAACAAATGCAAAAGCGCCGCACATTGCCAGCAGTAAAAGCGTTTTTGAATTACCGGCAACTTTCTTTTTGATCGAGAAAAAGCCCTTCACGATAAACGGAATGCATAACGCACCCCAGGCGATACACCAGAGGGGCGGCAGGAAGCCTTCCATAATGTGCATGGCACCGACGGTCATTGTTGGAAAGGCCAGCAGGATGGATACGATAACGGATGCTTTTAAGGCATTTTTTTCGCATAGCAGTTTATTCATGTTACCCCTCCAAAAAAATTTGCACCCTTCGATGAAAGGTGCATTCGACCGGCATGCCCTGTGCTGCCCATAGAAATAACCCCTCCTTATGCTTCGTAAGGTATGGTTTTCCAGATCCGGCCGAGTATCCTGACTGATGCGTCATCGCTCGGGCCGCCTTCCCGGTTTCCCAGTGGCATGATGGCCGTCGCTCGGCAAATACAGTTGCGAGACAGTGCGGGATTCTCACCCAGCTTCCTGCGTGCCAGATTTGTTTCTTATTCAATTTTTATATTTCGACAAAAAAATGCGCACCTTTTCGAAAAGGCGCGTTAAACCGTGCCGATATTCATTCGGCCTCGGAATACCCCCCTTATACATCGTAAGGTCTGGTCTGGAAAAAACTCAACGCAGTATCCTGACTTGGGCATCTTCGCTCCGGCCGCCT belongs to Oscillospiraceae bacterium CM and includes:
- the hemA gene encoding glutamyl-tRNA reductase, giving the protein MNICMAGIDFNKASIEYRERFALTKTAQAAMLGRVGSYTGVSGCVIISTCNRMELWTHHTGAPKHNPFDILCELFHIDAANYKKFFTCRVGKEAVRHLFELAAGLKSLIFGEEQILSQVKEAIDFARASRSSDSVLDSLFRRAVTAAKKAKTAVRLTPVDCSAAMTAVEILKEKFSDLNGLPCLVIGSGEMGRLAAESLVGEGADVTVTLRQYSNGATTAPPGCRAIDYEARYSLLGASAVIISATRSPHYTLLYDDAKTHFTGSEKMLFDLAVPRDINPQIGVLPHITLYDIDHLGGSMALDAENAAVGQVLSILDAEIAEFDRWRRVRSLMPKITELGVAASTEVSERIRHNLRHVSLDDSARRLVHNAAGQAVSKVVENILLSLEKNADDELFASFISDMQDEAALKPMDNDSPNLPPRFPLFLDLSGKEVVVVGAGPVACRRIKTLLSYPCRITVIAPDVHEEINGFHQRKEITLYQKAYEPRDLENAFLVIAATDSRSLNHQIALDAEKAGQHCSIADCKEECSFFFPATVHYNGGVIGICGTGDNHTRTKNITDDIREFIKTREQL
- the cobI gene encoding precorrin-2 C(20)-methyltransferase, producing the protein MPGVLYGVGVGPGDPELITLKAARIIRKCPIIVVPKSGDGERVALSIARQAVPELVDKQLVELDMPMTRDQALLRACHEKAAETIATYLDGGADVAFLTLGDPCIYSTYIYVDRLIRRMGHTAEIISGVPSFCAVSAKLGDALVETAQPLHIIPGSYGSLRENLAMPGTKVLMKSGKAFPDVKAALSDLGLTANANMVVSCGMPDEKVYGTLENVSEVPGYFTIIVVKENESMGGK
- a CDS encoding energy-coupling factor ABC transporter substrate-binding protein, whose protein sequence is MKLWQKNIFLIILVVIIAAIPLVFIRGEYGGSDDQAQSVIAEIDKDYKPWAHALFEPPSGEIASLLFALQASIGAGIIGFGFGRLSAKYKAGDKN
- a CDS encoding energy-coupling factor ABC transporter permease, whose amino-acid sequence is MNKLLCEKNALKASVIVSILLAFPTMTVGAMHIMEGFLPPLWCIAWGALCIPFIVKGFFSIKKKVAGNSKTLLLLAMCGAFAFVLSALKLPSVTGSCSHPTGVGLGAVLFGPTSMSVIGIIVLLFQAILLAHGGLTTLGANTFSMGIAGPFAAFGVYWLFKKLKTPVGVAIFLAAFLGDLFTYVVTSFQLAFAFPDPSGGVIVSAVKFLGVFAVTQIPLAISEGILTVVVYQGIKKYSRPELEELQAI
- the cbiQ gene encoding cobalt ECF transporter T component CbiQ, whose protein sequence is MSHIDQYAYQSKLAPVKAGTKLLYALTVMAICLFSGSELVSVLTIIIMSAVTLLLGGCRWQRYLRLLAIPLTFLVTGTITVLITRLRPTDVSIVSISLFGGIYGISAASLDTGIMIFLRALGAVTCLYFFSLNTPMNAFLSLLRRKAPGLFVELMELIYRFIFVIWEEAGKIHTAQASRLGYDGFKRSMASLAELVTSVFLRAFRRVDRVNVALASRGFDGNFELLTEREAPSRILTALTLATVTVLTAAAILERLYL
- a CDS encoding ATP-binding cassette domain-containing protein, which gives rise to MNIIEVRDLCYSYEDDEAALDHVSLDIKAGITTAVLGGNGAGKSTLFLNLNGVLTPKSGRVFFEGHAIDYGKKNLLDIRRKIGIVFQDPDDQLFSASVTKDISFGLMKLGLTRAEIEARIDRVVRQTGIGHIISKPTHALSFGQKKRVAIAGVLVMEPSVIILDEPTAGLDPQGVSEILNLLREIRAACGITIIISTHDIDLVPLYCDEAIVLDRGKVIFSGTPERLFTEPDFLRAHNLRLPRINHLMNILHNKDNLDVDTTASTISQARRSIKELLGTEPHNHQ
- the hemC gene encoding hydroxymethylbilane synthase: MKRLIKVGSRESALAVIQAKLVIEQIKHHHPELDFKLITMKTSGDVILDRNLDEVGGKGLFVKELDIGLRGGQIDFAVHSLKDMPMQTPDDLPIISYTKRENPFDALVLPKGASVVDLSKPFGCSSARRKLQLEKLYPGVSVNGIRGNVLLRLSKLDGGDYAATVLACAGLNRMGLSGRITRVFTESEMIPAAGQGILAVQARAGDDHSYLHCVDDREARLASTAERAFVRRLDGGCSSPIAAYAKITGKTIRLFGLHYDEKSARHMTGAMEMSADCAEQLGVTLAELLLKEIKA